The DNA window GGGGCTGAGGCGATCACTCCCGCAGCGCCGCACGCGGTATCGCGCCTGCGCGCCGCCCGCCTGGCGCGCAGCGCCAAACCTTTTCTGGCCCGGGGTGGCCCGCACGGCGAGCGCTGCCCGGGCTGCCGCCTGGTGCCCAGCCACTGCCTATGTGCGCTGCACCCCGGCATGGCCACCCACGCGGGCGTGTGTTTGCTGATGGCCGACATCGAGCCGCTCAAGCCCAGCAACACCGGCTGGCTGATTGCCGATGTGGTGCCCGACACCTTTGCCTTTGGCTGGGCGCGCACCGAGGTCGACCCCGCGCTGCTGGCGCTGCTGGCCGACCCGCAGTGGCAGCCTTATGTGGTGTTCCCCGGCGAATTTGTCGATGCGGCGCGTGTGGTCACCCAGCTGCGGCCTGCCGCGCACAACGCAGGCGCCACAGCCCAGCGCCCGCTGTTCATCCTGCTGGACGCCACCTGGCCCGAGGCGCGCAAGATGTTCCGCAAAAGCCCGTACCTGGACCGCTTTCCGGTGCTCAGCCTCGCGCCCGATCAGATCTCGCGCTACCGCCTGCGCCGCGCGCGCCGCGGTGACCAGTTTTGTACCGCCGAGGTCGCCGCCCTGTGCCTGGAACTGGCAGGCGAGCCCCAGGTGGCGCAGGTGCTTGATGCCTATCTGGAGGTGTTCACCCACCACTACCTGCAGGCAAAGCACCAGTTGCCGGTGGAGGACGACGGTGCAGCGCACCAGCGCCTGCGGCAGGTGCGTGGCCACGGTGGTGTGCACCGCCTGGATGCGGCTGCGTAATCGCTCGCGCAGCGCACGCCGGTAGCGAGGAGCCAGACACCACCCCAGGTCTTTCACCCAGCGCGCAAAATACCGCCCATGAAAGCACCCTCCCGCCTGCAGTCCCTCATCGACGAAGGCCTGATCGACACCGTGGTTCGCCAGTTGATGAGCGGCAAGGAAGCCATGGTTTTTGTGGTGCGCTGTGGCGACGAAACCCGCTGCGCCAAGATTTACAAAGAGGCCAACAACCGCAGCTTTCGCCAGGCGGTGGACTACACCGAGAACCGCAAGGTCAAAAACTCGCGCTCGGCGCGCGCCATCGCCAAGGGCAGCAAGTTTGGCCGGCAGGAGCAAGAGGCCGCCTGGCAGAACGCCGAGGTCGACGCGCTGTACCGCCTGGCCGCTGCAGGCGTGCGCGTGCCGCAGCCGTTCAATTTCCACGACGGTGTGCTGCTGATGGAGCTGGTGACCGACGCCCACGGCGACGCGGCCCCACGCCTGAACGATGTGGCCTTTTCCCCGGAAGACGCCCGCGCCCACCACGCGACGCTGGTGGCCGAAGTGGTGCGCATGCTGTGCGCGGGCGTGGTGCACGGTGATCTGTCAGAATTCAATATCCTGCTGGCGCACCTGCCTGGCATTGACGGCGAAGAGGGCCACGATGGGCCCGTCATCATCGACCTGCCCCAGGCCGTGGACGCCGCGGGCAACAACCACGCCCAGCGCATGCTGCTGCGCGACGTGGCCAACCTGCGCAATTTCTTTGGCCAGTTCGCACCCGAGCTGCGCACCACCCAATACGGCCCCGAGATCTGGAGCCTGTACCAGAGCGGCCTGCTGAGCAACGAAACGCCGCTGACCGGCCGCTACGCACCCGAGCGCGTTGACGTGGACATGCAGGCCGTGCTGCGCGAAATCGACGACGCGCGCGATGAAGAGGCCGCGCGCAGGCTGCGCATGGCCAGTGCGGCCTGAGGCCGTTGTGGCCCGACTGCGGCACAATCGCGCCCTTTTTGCGCGTGCGCTGCACCCAGACCAGGCCCGCCCCTTACCCACCATGCCCGCCCTTCACATTCGTACTTTCCGCCCGGGCGACGAACCCGCTTTGCGGGCGCTTTTCCACGCAGCGGTGCACGGCCTCGCCCACAAGGAATACACCCCCGAGCAGCTCGCCGCCTGGGCTCCACAGGACTACGACACGGTGCAGTGGGCCCGGCGCATGCAGGCCAACCAGCCCTTCATCGCCCAGGTGCCGGACACCGGGGCGGTGGCTGGATTTGCAGATCTGCAGGCCAGCGGGTACATCGACCAGTTCTTTGTCGCGCCAGCGTTTGCCGGGCAGGGCGTGGCCCGTGCGCTCATGGGCCACATCCACGCACAGGCTGCACAGCGCGGTATCGCCCAGTTGCACGCCGACGTGAGCCTGACGGCAGAGCCTTTCTTTGCCGCCTGCGGCTTTGTGGTGCAGGCACGCCAGCAGGCCGAGCGGCAGGGCGTGGTGCTGCACAACGCCCGCATGGTCAAGGTGTTGATCATGTGATTTGATCGCTGTGAGCGCTTTACGGTCCAGCTCCGGAAGCCCGTTTTGGCTTGTGATCCGGCCCCGCACTGTGTCTTTGGGCCCGCAAGTGCCTTACAGTAGCCGCCCCGCCCTGCACAAATCCACCCCACCACAGCCCCCCAGGGCTTTCACCCCATGACCAAAGAACTGGCCCGACAGCGCGAACTGAACCCGATGGAACTGTGCGAGGCCTGCAAGGGCATCCAGCGCAACTGGCGCCGTGCGCCCGGCCATGCCGAACTGGTGCAGCGCGGCAACCGCAAGGAAGACCGCCCGAGTGGCACTGTCACCATCACCCGCTACCAGTGCGACCACTGCGGTACCTCCTGGGAGTACGAGAACGACAAGAAGAACCAGCAAGCGGGCTGGTCGGTGGTGGGGCGCTGATACACCTTCAATTGCTATTTATTTTGTAGCTTTTAACGGTTGATACGCGGGCGTAAAAGGCACTTTTTTGCTCTATCTGTGTCTGACCACTGAAGGCATCGGCCCTTGCGTGCAGCCAGGCAGCACCAAAGAGCCTTCTTCCCAAGCCGTCTCAACAATGCAACGCACTGTCCCACCACGGGGGGCTTTTCGTGCAGGCCGATCACCGGTCCAATAGAGGGGAAGGAGCCACGCCATGTCGCAACACACCACCCCCGTTCTAAACAGCCAGCCGCTGGGCCCGCAGTGGCCCACGCTCGACCCGTTTCTTTTCTGCGCTCACCATGACGATGCCTACCCCGCAGGCAACGCCGCGTTCGGCCCCGCCGTGCCCATTGAAGACCGCCAGATCGGCAGCGACTTCAGCCGCAAGGACGGCTGGAGCATGTACCACGGCGACACCGTGCCGGGCTTTCCGGGCCACCCGCACAGGGGCTTTGAAACCGTGACGCTGGTGCGCAAGGGCCTCATCGACCATTCCGACTCGCTGGGCGCTGCGGCGCGGTTTGGCGGCGGCGATGTGCAGTGGGTCACCGCCGGCAAGGGCATCGTGCATTCTGAGATGTTCCCGCTGCTGAGCGCCAGCGAACCCAATCCGCTGGAGCTGTTCCAGATCTGGCTGAACCTGCCCGCGCGCAACAAGATGGTGGAGCCGCACTTCACCATGCTGTGGAACGAGCGCATTCCGCGCCTCGTCCACCACGACGACGCTGGGCGCGCGACCACGGTAACGGTGGTGGCCGGTGCACTGCCGGGAGCGCCCAGCCCGCTGGCACCGCCCCCGGAGTCGTGGGCCTCGCAGCCCGAGGCCGACGTGGCCATCTGGACGCTGCGCATGGACCCCGGCGCCCAGTGGACGCTGCCCGCTGCACAAGGCCAAGGCACGCGCCGCATGCTGTACTTCTTCATGGGCGAGGGCCTGCGCGTGGGGCCGCAGGACGTGGGCCAGCATGCCGCGCTGGAGCTGGTGGCGGGCCAGGACTGGCCACTGACCAACACCGGCGCCACGCCCGTGGAATGCCTGGTACTGCAAGGCCAGCCCATTGCCGAGCCCGTGGCGCAATACGGCCCGTTTGTGATGAACACCCAGCAGGAGATCATGCAGGCCCTGCAGGACTACCGCCGCACCCAGTTCGGCGGTTGGCCCTGGCCCGAGCAGGATCCAGTGCACGGCACCGAAGCGCGCCGGTTTGCGCGCTACCCGGGGCAAACGCAGGAAGAGCGCCCCGCTGAGGCCGTGGCTGGCGGATAGGCTGCGCGCCACGGGCCCTGTTCGGCAGGCGTGCGGATCGAGGGCGCCTCGTGGACAATCGGCGGTTTTGATGCGCACGCGGGTGCCAGGGCTCGGCCCACCGCACCGCCGCGCTGTTTCCCTCCACTGAAAGCGCAAGCAACATCATGGCCATCACCAAAGACTCTGCCGTCACCATCACCTACAAAGTCACCACGCCCCAGGGCAAGCCGCTGGACGGGGGCAGCCTGTCGTACCTGCATGGCGGCTACGAAAACATCTTCCCCAAGGTCGAAGCCGCGCTGGAAGGCCAGGCCGTGGGCTTCAGCACCGCACTGGACCTGGCCGCGGAAGACGCCTTTGGCGAGCGCGATGAGGGCCTGGTGCGTACCATCCCCAAGAGCGAGTTCCCCCCGGGCGTGAAGGTGGGCGGACAACTACAGGCGGTGGACAACGAAGGCCAGCCCCAGGTGTTCAACGTGGTCAAGATCAAGGGCCCCGAGGTGCATCTGGACGGCAACCACCCGCTGGCGGGACAGGCGCTGAAGTTCAGCTGCAAAGTGACTGAAGTGCGCGCTGCAAGTGCCGAAGAAATCGCCCACCGCCATGTGCATGGTGCGCATGGCCACCAGCATTAAAAACTATCATTTTTATAGCTGCTAGCGCTTACCTGAAAAGCGCTAGAGGCAAAAAAACCATCAAATTTTTTGCAAGCAGCGCTCGGCTTGTAAAACGACGCCGCGCAGAGAGGTGAGGCCTGGCCCCGCCGCCCTCACCGCTGCAAAAACCGCTGCACCACAGCCAGCGTTGCCACCGGGTCTTCTTCCTGCGGCACATGGCCCAGGCCTTCAAACACGACGAGCTGCGAGCCTGCAATGTCCGCCGCAAAACGGTCGCCGTTCACAGGCGGTATCAGCCGGTCGTGCTGGCCCCACAAAATGAGCGTGGGCAGTTGCAGGCCGCGGATGTCCTGCTCGCGCCCCGTGTTGCGCTGGGCCATGCGCACCGCCAGCGCATGGCGGTTGCCCGCGCGGCGGGCCAGGTCGCTATAGCGCTGCACCAGCTCGGGCGTGACCCGCCCCGGATCGCCATAGACGTTGCGCACCGATTTTTCGACCATGCCGGGTGGCAGCAGATAGCCCATCAGTGCACTCAGGCCCGGTGTGCGTGCCACCCGAAAGGCCAGTGGCATGGATTCGGGCTCAAAGGCATAGCCCGCAGCGTCCACCAGAATGAGCTTTTCCACCCGCTGCGGCGCGGCGTGCGCCGTGGCCCAGGCGACTTCGCCGCCCAGCGAATTGCCGCCGATGACAAAACGCTGCACACCCAACTGGTCGAGCAGCGCCAGCACCAAGCGCACATAGACGGTCATCGAATAATCGTCAGCGGCATTCGGGCCGGTGAGGCCAAAGCCCGGCAAATCGAAGCGGATCACTCGGCGGGTTTTGCGCAGTTCCTCGGCCCAGCCGTCCCAGGTGTGCAGGCTCGCAGACGTGCCGTGGACCAGCACGAGGGGCGCGGGGTCATCCCTCGGGCCTTCGTCGCGCAGGTGCACGCGCTGGCCGTCCACCCCGATGAAGGTGGACGGTGCCTGCGCCCAGCGTTTCTCCACGTCGGCGGGTGCGAGATCGGGCGCCCAGGCCCAGGCCAGCAGCGCTGCGGTGGCGAGCACCAGCAGCGCCAGCAGGGCCAGAACAATGCGCAGTCCGGCTTTCATCGTTGTCTATCCGGCCTTGCCATCGAGCGGCAGAAAGCGCGGCGCAGGCGCCACGTCAAAGCCTGCGCCCGCCGTGCGCACGTAGGTACCCCGCGCCACGTTGTGCGGGTGCTCTGCCGCCTGCGCCACGCTGAGCACCGGCGCAAAGCACACGTCCGTGCCTTCCAGCAAGGCATCCCAGTGCGCGCGCGGCTGGCTGGCAAACAGGGCCGTCAGGCGGTCTTTGAGGGCAGGCCAGGTGCGCGGGTCAAACTGGCGCTTCAGGTCCACGTCGCCCAAACCGAGCTTTTGCAGGAGCAGCGCGTAGAACTGCGGCTCCAGCGCGCCCAGCGTGATGCTGCCGCCATCGGCGCAGCGGTACACGTCGTAGAAGGGCGAATCGTGGAACGGGCTGGGGTGCGGGCCGTCCAGCTGGCCGCTGCCGCGAATCCACTGCGCAATGCCGCCCAGCATGGCCACGATGTCGACGATGGCGGCGTCCACCACGCGGCCCTGGCCGCTGGTTTTGGCTTCCAGAATGGCGCAGACCATGCCAAACGCCAGGCCCAGCGCGCCCCCCGCATCACCCACCACCGTGGGCGGCACGATGGGCCGCTCGCCCCGGTGCGCCGAGAGCGAGAGCATGCCGGTCAGCGCCACGTAGTTCAGGTCGTGCCCGGCCGCCTGTGCCAGCGGGCCGCTCTGGCCCCAGCCGGTCATGCGGCCGTAGACGATGCGCGGGTTGGCCTTGGCGCAGTCGGCCGGGCCAAGCTTTAGGCGCTCCATCACGCCGGGGCGGTTGCCTTCGATCAGCGCGTCGGCCTGGGCCACCAGGGCCAAGGCCTCGGCGCGGGCGGCGTCCTGCTTGAGGTCGAGCAGCACCACGGTTTTGCCACGCCGCAAGGGGTTGTCACCGCTGCCGCCGAGTTGCGCCGCCACAGCGCCCTGCTGCGGGCGGGCAATCACCGTGACCTCGGCGCCCATGTCGGCCAGCATGCGCGCGGCCAGCGGGCCAGGGCCAATTCCTTCGAATTCGACGATGCGGATGCCGGCGAGGGGGGAAGACAGTGGCGCGCTCATGTGCCCAGTCTCCGTGCAATCAAGTCTTTCATGATTTCCGTCGTGCCTCCGTAAATGCGTTGAATGCGGGCATCAGCATACAGGCGCGCAATCGGGTACTCGGCCATGTAGCCATAGCCGCCGAAGAGCTGAAGACATTCGTCGGTCACCTTGCCCTGCTGCTCGGTGCACCACCATTTGGCCATGTAGGCGGCTTCGTCGTCCAACGTGCCATCGAGCAGGCGCTGGATGCAGTCGTTCACGAAACTGCGCACCACATGGGCCAGGGTGGCGCATTCGGCCAGCTTGAAGCGGGTGTTTTGAAAGTCGAACACGCTCTGTCCGAAGGCTTTGCGGCCCTTGGTGTACTCCACCGTCAATTCGACGGCCCGCTCGATCACCGCCGCAGCGGGCACGGCCAGCAGCAGGCGCTCGTAGGGCAGCTGGCTCATCAGTTGGCGAAAGCCTTGGCCTTCCTGCCCGCCGAGCAACTGGTCCGCTTTCAGGCGCACGCCGTCAAAGAACAGCTCGGCGGTGTCCGACGCATGCTGGCCCAGCTTCTCCAGCCGCCTGCCGACACGAAAGCCGGGCAGGTTTTCGGTCTCCAGCACCACCAGCGAGACACCGCTGCTGCCCGGCCCGCCGGTGCGCACGGCGACCACCAGCAAGTTGGCAGTGAAGCCGTTGGTGATGAAGGTTTTGGCGCCGTCGATCACATAGTGGTCACCGTCTTTGCTGGCCTTGGTGCGCAGCGCTTTCAGATCGGAGCCACAGCCGGGCTCGGTCAGTGCGATACCCGCGAGCATCTCTCCGCTGGCCAGCCGGGGCAGCCAGCGCTGCTTTTGCTCCTCGGTGCCGTAGTCCAGGATGTAGTGCGCGGCAATGGTGTGCACGGCCGTGTTGGCGGGCACTTCGGCGCGGGCCAGTTCGTCCTGCACCACCAGCTGGTAGGCCAGGTTGGCGCCTGCGCCGCCATACGCCTCGGGCATCTCGGGCAGCAGAAAGCCCAGCTCGCCAAACGGGCGCCAGACCTCGCGCGGGATGAAGCCCTGGCGGCGCCAGCCGTCCAGGTGCGGCACCAGCTCGTTGGTGATGAAACGCCTGGCCTGTTCTCTGAACGCTTCGATGTCTTCATCCATCCAGGCGTGGCGATGCAGTTGGGGCAGCAGGCTCATGGCATCAAATCCCCGTCAGGCCACCGCTGCACATCAGCGTTTGGCCGCTCACATAGTCGGACTCGGGGATGCACAGCAGGTACACGGCCCCTGCGGCCTCGTCGGGCGTGCCGCCACGGCCCAGGGGAATCGAGCGTTCCATGGCCGCCATCAGGTCGGGATTGACGCCCACCTTGATCTCGCGGCCATCGATGTTCTCGGTGGCGTCGCTGTCGGCGCTCACCGTCAAGCGCGTCTTGATGAAGCCGTAGGCCACGCAGTTGACGGTCACGTTCATGCGGCCCCATTCCTTGGCCAGCGTCTGCGTCATGCCGACAATGCCGGCCTTGGCCGTGGAGTAGTTGGTCTGCCCGGCGTTGCCGAACAGGCCGGCCACCGACGAGATGTTGACCACCTTGCGCACCACGCTCTTACCGGCTTCCTTTTCCTGCTTGGAGAGCGCACGGATGACGGGCTGCGCGGCGCGCAGGATGCGAAACGGCGCCGTCAGGTGCACATCGAGCATGGCGTACCACTGCTCGTCGGTCATCTTCTGCACCACGTTGTCCCAGGTGTAGCCAGCGTTGTTGACGATGATGTCCAGGCCCTTGAATTCGCTCACCGCCGTGCCGATGAAGCGCTCGGCAAAATCGGGCGCTGTCACGCTGCCAATGCAGGCCACGGCCTGCCCACCGGCAGCGCGGATGGCCGCGACGACTTCTTGCGCGGGGGCTTCGTCGAGGTCATTGACGACGACATGCGCGCCTTCGCTGGCGAGCTTGAGCGCGATGGAGCGGCCGATGCCGCGGCCCGAGCCGGTGATGAGGGCGACCTTGCCTTCGAGTTTCTTTGTCATGGGGTTCCTTGTGTGGGTTCAGGCCAGCGCCACGAGGGCATCGCCGACGATTTTGGTTTGGCCAAACTGGTTGGCACTGGTGAGCTCGATGCGCACGCAGTGCTCGCCGTTGTGCTCGAGCTTCTCGACGATGCGACCGCTGCAGCGCATGGCGTTGCCCAGGTGCGTGATGCCCTGAAAACGTGCATTGAATGTGCGCAACTGGCTTTGCGGCGCCCACGCGGTGACCACGCGGCCCAGCCAGGCCATGCCCAACATGCCTTGGGAAAACACATCGGGCATGCCGGCGCGGCGTGCGACATCGATATCGATGTGCATGGGATTGTGGTCGCCCGACGCGCCGGAAAACAGCGCCAGCGTGGTGCGGTCGACCGGTGGCAGTTGCAGGTCGGGCAGGGTATCGCCGACCTGGATCTGCGCAAAGCTAGGTGTCTTGAATGTCATGGCGTTCTCCCGTCAGTGGCGAACCACGAGCACCGTGCGCATCTCGGCCACGAGCTCGTTCTTTTGATTGGTGGCGCGGGAGGTCTTGACGACAAATTCCAGTGCGCCATTTTTCTTGTCATAGATATCGCCGATTTCGGAGCGCACCGTGATGGTGTCGCCCGCGCAGGCGCTGCGGTGGTAGGTGAAGCTCTGTTCACCGTGCAGCAGTTTGGCGATAGGCACGTCCAGCAGGGTCAACAGCGCGTCGGTGGCGCCCGAATCGAGTTCCGCGCCAAAGAGGAAGGTGGGCGGAGCCGGCAGATCGGCGTAGCCCGCCGATTGCGCGGCCTGCACGTCGGTGTACTCGGGCGCGGTCTCGCCAATGGCCTTGGCAAAAAAGCGCAGGCGGCTGCGGTCCAGCGCCATTTCGGACGGTGGCAGCGCATGGCCAATCCATTTCTTGTCAATCATGTCAGCACTCCGTTTCAAACTTTTTCATACAGGGTGACGACGCAGGCGCCGCCCAGACCCAGGTTGTGCTGCAGCGCCAGGCGCGCACCATCCACTTGGCGCTGCTCGGCTGTGCCGCGCAGCTGGTGCGTGAGTTCAAAGCACTGCGCCAGACCCGTGGCGCCCAGTGGGTGGCCTTTGCTCAGCAAGCCGCCCGAGGGGTTGGTGACGACCTTGCCGCCATAGGTGTTGTCGCCGTCGTCGACAAACTTTTCAGCACCGCCCACGGGGCACAGGCCCAGGGCCTCGTAGCTGAGCAGTTCGTTCTGCGCAAAGCAGTCGTGCAGCTCGACCACGTCGATGTCCTGCGGGCCGATGCCTGCCGCCTCGTACACCTGCTGGGCGGCGTCGCGGGCCATGCTGAAACCGACCACTTCGCGCATGTCGCGGGCTTCGAAGGTGACGGGCTTGTCGGTCGTCATCGCCTGCGCCTTGATGCGTACGCGCTGGTCCAGGCCGTGCTTTTGCGCAAAGGCGGCCGAGCACACGATGGCGGCGGCGGCGCCGCAGGTGGGCGGACAAGCCATCAGGCGGGTCAGCACGCCGGGCCACAGCATCTTGGCGTCCATCACCTCCTGCTCGGTGACCACGGTGCGAAACACGGCCAGCGGGTTGTTGGCGGCGTGGCGGCTGGCTTTGGCGCGGATCTTGGCAAAGGTGGAAAGCGGCGTACCGAACTCGTCCATGTGCACTTTTCCTGCGCCAGCAAAGTAGCGCAGTGCCAGTGGCAGATCGGACTGCACCAGCTCGTTGGTGGCAGCGTCGAACCGCTCGAACGGGCTGGGGCGGTCATTGAACACGGCGCCCAGGGCCCCCGGGTTCATGTGTTCGAAACCCAGCGCCAGCACGCAGTCGGCGGCGCCACTGGCCACGGCCTGGCGCGCCAGGAACAACGCGGTCGAACCGGTGGAACAGTTGTTGTTGACGTTGACCACGGGAATGCCGGTCATGCCCACCTCGTAGAGCGCGCGCTGGCCGGAGGTGGAGTCGCCATACACATAGCCGACATAGGCCTGCTGCACTTGGTCGTAGCGGACCCCCGCATCTTGCAGGGCCGCGCGGGTGGCATGCGCCGCCATCTGGGGGTAGGGCTCGTTGGCGCCCGGCTTGGTGAATGGGATCATGCCGACCCCGCAAACGAATACATCACAGCTCATCAGAATCTCCTGGATCAAGAAAGGGAATGTTTAGGCGATACCGCGCTCACGGCCCTGCCAGAAGGGCTCACGAAGCCGGGTTTTGAGAATTTTTCCGGCTCCCGTCATCGGCAGCGCATCCACGAACGCAACGCTGCGCGGGCTCTTATAACCAGCGATCAAGGTCTTGCAGTGCGCAATGATTTCTTCGGCGGTCACCTGCTGCCCAGGCGCGAGCACCACCACCGCATGCACGGCCTCGCCCCACTGCGGGTCGGGAATGGCAATCACCGCGCTCATCGCCACCGCCGGGTGTTTGGCCAGGGCGTTTTCGACCTCGGCCGAGAAGACGTTCTCGCCACCGGTCTTGATCATGTCCTTGATGCGATCGACCACGGTGACGAAACCGTCCTCGTCCATGCGGCCACCGTCGCCGGTGTGCATCCAGCCGTCGCGCAGCGCAGCAGCCGTGAGTTCAGGCTGATTCCAGTAGCCAATCATCACGTTGGGGCCGCGCACGATGATCTCGCCCACCGTGCCGCGCGGCACTTCGGTTCCTTCGCCATCGACGATCTTGGCTTCGGTGCAAAACGTGGCGCGGCCAGAGCAACCCAGCTTGCCCAGGTGCCGGTTTTCTTCCGCCAGGTAAGTCGACGGCAAGATGGTGCCCACAGGCGAGAGCTCGGTCATGCCGAAGCCCTGGAACACCTCGGCCTGGGGAATCGCTTTTTGAGCACGCAGCAGCAAGGCATCGGGCAGCGCTGAGGCGCCGTAGAACACGGTGCGCAGGGAGCTCAGGTCGCGGTGCGGGCCCATGCTGGGATGGTCCAGCATCATCTGGATCATGGTGGGCACCAGGCACAGGTTGGTCACGCGGTGCTGCTCGATGGTATCGAGCACCTTGGCCGGGTCAAACGCCGGGATGATGGAATGCGTATTGCCTTCCACCCAGTGCGGGAACGCCAGGCCCATGTCGGCCAGGTGGAACATGGGCGCAGCGTGC is part of the Simplicispira sp. 125 genome and encodes:
- a CDS encoding MaoC/PaaZ C-terminal domain-containing protein, which encodes MTFKTPSFAQIQVGDTLPDLQLPPVDRTTLALFSGASGDHNPMHIDIDVARRAGMPDVFSQGMLGMAWLGRVVTAWAPQSQLRTFNARFQGITHLGNAMRCSGRIVEKLEHNGEHCVRIELTSANQFGQTKIVGDALVALA
- a CDS encoding alpha/beta hydrolase is translated as MKAGLRIVLALLALLVLATAALLAWAWAPDLAPADVEKRWAQAPSTFIGVDGQRVHLRDEGPRDDPAPLVLVHGTSASLHTWDGWAEELRKTRRVIRFDLPGFGLTGPNAADDYSMTVYVRLVLALLDQLGVQRFVIGGNSLGGEVAWATAHAAPQRVEKLILVDAAGYAFEPESMPLAFRVARTPGLSALMGYLLPPGMVEKSVRNVYGDPGRVTPELVQRYSDLARRAGNRHALAVRMAQRNTGREQDIRGLQLPTLILWGQHDRLIPPVNGDRFAADIAGSQLVVFEGLGHVPQEEDPVATLAVVQRFLQR
- a CDS encoding PA4780 family RIO1-like protein kinase, with protein sequence MKAPSRLQSLIDEGLIDTVVRQLMSGKEAMVFVVRCGDETRCAKIYKEANNRSFRQAVDYTENRKVKNSRSARAIAKGSKFGRQEQEAAWQNAEVDALYRLAAAGVRVPQPFNFHDGVLLMELVTDAHGDAAPRLNDVAFSPEDARAHHATLVAEVVRMLCAGVVHGDLSEFNILLAHLPGIDGEEGHDGPVIIDLPQAVDAAGNNHAQRMLLRDVANLRNFFGQFAPELRTTQYGPEIWSLYQSGLLSNETPLTGRYAPERVDVDMQAVLREIDDARDEEAARRLRMASAA
- a CDS encoding CaiB/BaiF CoA-transferase family protein, translating into MSAPLSSPLAGIRIVEFEGIGPGPLAARMLADMGAEVTVIARPQQGAVAAQLGGSGDNPLRRGKTVVLLDLKQDAARAEALALVAQADALIEGNRPGVMERLKLGPADCAKANPRIVYGRMTGWGQSGPLAQAAGHDLNYVALTGMLSLSAHRGERPIVPPTVVGDAGGALGLAFGMVCAILEAKTSGQGRVVDAAIVDIVAMLGGIAQWIRGSGQLDGPHPSPFHDSPFYDVYRCADGGSITLGALEPQFYALLLQKLGLGDVDLKRQFDPRTWPALKDRLTALFASQPRAHWDALLEGTDVCFAPVLSVAQAAEHPHNVARGTYVRTAGAGFDVAPAPRFLPLDGKAG
- a CDS encoding peptidylprolyl isomerase, with amino-acid sequence MAITKDSAVTITYKVTTPQGKPLDGGSLSYLHGGYENIFPKVEAALEGQAVGFSTALDLAAEDAFGERDEGLVRTIPKSEFPPGVKVGGQLQAVDNEGQPQVFNVVKIKGPEVHLDGNHPLAGQALKFSCKVTEVRAASAEEIAHRHVHGAHGHQH
- a CDS encoding SDR family oxidoreductase — encoded protein: MTKKLEGKVALITGSGRGIGRSIALKLASEGAHVVVNDLDEAPAQEVVAAIRAAGGQAVACIGSVTAPDFAERFIGTAVSEFKGLDIIVNNAGYTWDNVVQKMTDEQWYAMLDVHLTAPFRILRAAQPVIRALSKQEKEAGKSVVRKVVNISSVAGLFGNAGQTNYSTAKAGIVGMTQTLAKEWGRMNVTVNCVAYGFIKTRLTVSADSDATENIDGREIKVGVNPDLMAAMERSIPLGRGGTPDEAAGAVYLLCIPESDYVSGQTLMCSGGLTGI
- a CDS encoding GNAT family N-acetyltransferase; its protein translation is MPALHIRTFRPGDEPALRALFHAAVHGLAHKEYTPEQLAAWAPQDYDTVQWARRMQANQPFIAQVPDTGAVAGFADLQASGYIDQFFVAPAFAGQGVARALMGHIHAQAAQRGIAQLHADVSLTAEPFFAACGFVVQARQQAERQGVVLHNARMVKVLIM
- a CDS encoding acyl-CoA dehydrogenase family protein, which translates into the protein MLPQLHRHAWMDEDIEAFREQARRFITNELVPHLDGWRRQGFIPREVWRPFGELGFLLPEMPEAYGGAGANLAYQLVVQDELARAEVPANTAVHTIAAHYILDYGTEEQKQRWLPRLASGEMLAGIALTEPGCGSDLKALRTKASKDGDHYVIDGAKTFITNGFTANLLVVAVRTGGPGSSGVSLVVLETENLPGFRVGRRLEKLGQHASDTAELFFDGVRLKADQLLGGQEGQGFRQLMSQLPYERLLLAVPAAAVIERAVELTVEYTKGRKAFGQSVFDFQNTRFKLAECATLAHVVRSFVNDCIQRLLDGTLDDEAAYMAKWWCTEQQGKVTDECLQLFGGYGYMAEYPIARLYADARIQRIYGGTTEIMKDLIARRLGT
- a CDS encoding lipid-transfer protein; amino-acid sequence: MSCDVFVCGVGMIPFTKPGANEPYPQMAAHATRAALQDAGVRYDQVQQAYVGYVYGDSTSGQRALYEVGMTGIPVVNVNNNCSTGSTALFLARQAVASGAADCVLALGFEHMNPGALGAVFNDRPSPFERFDAATNELVQSDLPLALRYFAGAGKVHMDEFGTPLSTFAKIRAKASRHAANNPLAVFRTVVTEQEVMDAKMLWPGVLTRLMACPPTCGAAAAIVCSAAFAQKHGLDQRVRIKAQAMTTDKPVTFEARDMREVVGFSMARDAAQQVYEAAGIGPQDIDVVELHDCFAQNELLSYEALGLCPVGGAEKFVDDGDNTYGGKVVTNPSGGLLSKGHPLGATGLAQCFELTHQLRGTAEQRQVDGARLALQHNLGLGGACVVTLYEKV
- a CDS encoding tRNA-uridine aminocarboxypropyltransferase, yielding MTGAEAITPAAPHAVSRLRAARLARSAKPFLARGGPHGERCPGCRLVPSHCLCALHPGMATHAGVCLLMADIEPLKPSNTGWLIADVVPDTFAFGWARTEVDPALLALLADPQWQPYVVFPGEFVDAARVVTQLRPAAHNAGATAQRPLFILLDATWPEARKMFRKSPYLDRFPVLSLAPDQISRYRLRRARRGDQFCTAEVAALCLELAGEPQVAQVLDAYLEVFTHHYLQAKHQLPVEDDGAAHQRLRQVRGHGGVHRLDAAA
- a CDS encoding MaoC family dehydratase N-terminal domain-containing protein translates to MIDKKWIGHALPPSEMALDRSRLRFFAKAIGETAPEYTDVQAAQSAGYADLPAPPTFLFGAELDSGATDALLTLLDVPIAKLLHGEQSFTYHRSACAGDTITVRSEIGDIYDKKNGALEFVVKTSRATNQKNELVAEMRTVLVVRH
- a CDS encoding pirin family protein, which produces MSQHTTPVLNSQPLGPQWPTLDPFLFCAHHDDAYPAGNAAFGPAVPIEDRQIGSDFSRKDGWSMYHGDTVPGFPGHPHRGFETVTLVRKGLIDHSDSLGAAARFGGGDVQWVTAGKGIVHSEMFPLLSASEPNPLELFQIWLNLPARNKMVEPHFTMLWNERIPRLVHHDDAGRATTVTVVAGALPGAPSPLAPPPESWASQPEADVAIWTLRMDPGAQWTLPAAQGQGTRRMLYFFMGEGLRVGPQDVGQHAALELVAGQDWPLTNTGATPVECLVLQGQPIAEPVAQYGPFVMNTQQEIMQALQDYRRTQFGGWPWPEQDPVHGTEARRFARYPGQTQEERPAEAVAGG